One genomic window of Polyangium aurulentum includes the following:
- a CDS encoding BadF/BadG/BcrA/BcrD ATPase family protein, with product MSRREPVVIGIDVGSTTVKAVVLDPNTLEILWSDYQRHQTKQPEKVLELLEVIEASFPDSPKDQWRVFMTGSGAMPLCPSLGAKFVQEVNAVTLAVEKLHPDVGSVIELGGQDAKIIIFKTDEKTGDKTAAPSMNDKCASGTGATIDKCMIKVGLPPEVVCKIHFDDSKLHHVAAKCGVFAETDIVNLVKSGIPSTEILCSLADAIVLQNLSVLTRGSTLRHRVILLGGPNTYLPFLQECWRKRIPETWEERGYAWPKDRPVEETIFVPENAQYYAAYGACVYGLREADDIGMYTGKPGLVEYMKNGRKARLGESAGPPLVRTNDEIQDFRSLYSIPRFKPMELEPGQVVRGVIGLDGGSTSSKAVLVDEQGEIVCKAYQLSKGNPIQDTKELLAQLRGYVASKGASLEVLGFGATGYAADVLQECMQADVNIVETVAHMMSAVRYFGDVDVICDIGGQDIKVLFMKNGDIANFRLSNSCSAGNGMLLQAMADQFGLKVTDYADTAFQAELAPKFSYGCAVFLDTDRVNFQKEGFSKEELLAGLAQVLPKNVWQYVVQIPRLASLGRRFVLQGGTQYNLAAVKAQVDYIKERVPDAEVFVHPHTGEAGALGAAFETLRVIKRRGKSTFIGIDAAINVEYTTKNDDETVCHFCPNECKRTFIDTTRPDGSTSRYISGFSCEKGTVESEEAMLALVAERKKTAKQFPNVVDYEAKRAFSSWYKPAPMPEEGSPVKDVAVKKGLFSVRRVEVTRPFKRSGPAVAEKLRRVRVGIPRVLNLYSTGPYFRTYFEALGIPKQNVIFSDETSEEMWVEGGKYGSVDPCFPSKVVQAHIHNLLFHHHSPEKKLSYIFFPILTHVPSFGKGVMDNASCPIVAGVPDVMKAAFTKEIDFFATRGIEYLDPPLTFSEPLLTARRMFETWGPRLGITEDESDHAHREAMRALEQFERDLQEKGRAILETVESENRVAILMVGRPYHSDPGLNHGIPEEFQVLGYPIVSVRSIPRDEDYLRRYFKEEYARGQHPLDINDVWPENYSANSAQKVWAVKFAARHPNVVLLDLSSFKCGHDAPTYGIVDSIVSASATPYAALHDIDANKPGGSIKIRVKTYAHSLKLYQESLEDLSKKKAELSHNIDKKRLELLELKKKQLDGRRASDPEIERQIAELTARVRAYEAPPPAPPEPPKGLVQIKKKQADGSVVRV from the coding sequence ATGAGCAGGCGAGAGCCGGTGGTGATCGGGATCGACGTGGGTTCGACGACGGTGAAGGCCGTCGTGCTGGACCCGAACACGCTCGAGATCCTGTGGAGCGACTATCAGCGGCACCAGACCAAGCAGCCCGAGAAGGTGCTCGAGCTGCTCGAGGTGATCGAGGCGTCGTTCCCCGATTCGCCGAAGGATCAGTGGCGCGTGTTCATGACGGGCTCGGGCGCGATGCCGCTCTGCCCCTCGCTCGGCGCGAAGTTCGTGCAGGAGGTCAACGCGGTCACGCTCGCCGTGGAGAAGCTCCACCCCGACGTCGGCAGCGTCATCGAGCTCGGCGGCCAGGACGCGAAGATCATCATCTTCAAGACCGACGAGAAGACCGGCGACAAGACCGCCGCCCCGTCGATGAACGACAAGTGCGCCTCGGGCACGGGCGCCACCATCGACAAGTGCATGATCAAGGTCGGCCTGCCGCCCGAGGTCGTCTGCAAGATCCACTTCGACGACTCGAAGCTGCACCACGTCGCGGCCAAGTGCGGCGTGTTCGCAGAGACCGACATCGTCAACCTGGTGAAGAGCGGCATCCCCTCCACCGAGATCCTCTGCTCGCTCGCGGACGCGATCGTCCTGCAGAACCTGTCCGTACTGACGCGCGGGTCAACGCTGCGGCACCGCGTGATCCTGCTCGGCGGGCCGAACACCTACCTGCCGTTCCTGCAGGAGTGCTGGCGCAAGCGCATCCCCGAGACGTGGGAGGAGCGCGGCTACGCCTGGCCCAAGGACCGGCCCGTCGAGGAGACGATCTTCGTCCCCGAGAACGCGCAGTACTACGCCGCCTACGGCGCGTGCGTGTACGGCCTGCGCGAGGCCGACGACATCGGCATGTACACGGGCAAGCCCGGCCTCGTCGAGTACATGAAGAACGGCCGCAAGGCGCGCCTCGGTGAGAGCGCAGGTCCCCCCCTCGTCAGGACGAACGACGAGATCCAGGACTTCCGCAGCCTCTACAGCATCCCCCGCTTCAAGCCGATGGAGCTCGAGCCGGGCCAGGTGGTGCGCGGCGTCATCGGGCTCGACGGCGGGTCGACCTCGTCGAAGGCGGTGCTCGTCGACGAGCAGGGCGAGATCGTCTGCAAGGCCTACCAGCTCTCGAAGGGCAACCCGATCCAGGACACGAAGGAGCTGCTCGCGCAGCTTCGGGGCTACGTGGCCTCGAAGGGCGCCTCGCTCGAGGTGCTCGGCTTCGGCGCCACGGGCTACGCGGCCGACGTCCTGCAGGAGTGCATGCAGGCCGACGTGAACATCGTCGAGACGGTCGCGCACATGATGAGCGCCGTTCGCTACTTCGGCGACGTCGACGTCATCTGCGACATCGGCGGGCAGGACATCAAGGTCCTGTTCATGAAGAACGGCGACATCGCGAACTTCCGCCTCTCGAACTCCTGCTCGGCCGGCAACGGCATGCTCTTGCAGGCGATGGCCGATCAGTTTGGCCTCAAAGTGACGGACTACGCCGACACGGCCTTCCAGGCCGAGCTCGCGCCCAAGTTCAGCTACGGCTGCGCCGTCTTCCTCGACACCGACCGCGTCAACTTCCAGAAGGAGGGCTTCTCGAAGGAGGAGCTGCTCGCCGGGCTGGCCCAGGTCCTCCCGAAGAACGTCTGGCAGTACGTCGTGCAGATCCCGCGGCTCGCGTCGCTCGGGCGCAGGTTCGTCCTGCAGGGCGGCACGCAGTACAACCTGGCCGCGGTCAAGGCGCAGGTCGACTACATCAAGGAGCGCGTGCCCGACGCCGAGGTCTTCGTCCACCCGCACACGGGCGAGGCGGGCGCGCTCGGCGCCGCGTTCGAGACGCTGCGCGTGATCAAGCGCCGCGGCAAGAGCACGTTCATCGGCATCGATGCGGCGATCAACGTCGAGTACACGACGAAGAACGACGACGAGACGGTCTGTCACTTCTGCCCGAACGAGTGCAAGCGGACCTTCATCGACACGACGCGCCCCGACGGCTCGACGAGCCGCTACATCTCGGGCTTCTCGTGCGAGAAGGGCACGGTCGAGAGCGAGGAGGCGATGCTCGCGCTCGTGGCCGAGCGCAAGAAGACCGCCAAGCAGTTCCCGAACGTCGTCGACTACGAGGCCAAGCGCGCGTTCTCGAGCTGGTACAAGCCCGCGCCGATGCCCGAAGAGGGCTCGCCCGTCAAAGACGTGGCCGTCAAGAAGGGCCTGTTCAGCGTGCGCCGCGTCGAGGTCACGCGGCCCTTCAAGCGCAGCGGCCCCGCCGTGGCCGAGAAGCTGCGCCGCGTGCGCGTCGGCATCCCGCGCGTGCTCAACCTCTACTCGACGGGCCCGTATTTCCGGACGTACTTCGAGGCGCTCGGCATCCCGAAGCAGAACGTCATCTTCAGCGACGAGACGAGCGAGGAGATGTGGGTCGAGGGCGGCAAGTACGGGTCCGTCGATCCGTGCTTCCCGTCGAAGGTCGTGCAGGCGCACATCCACAACCTGCTCTTCCACCACCACTCGCCGGAGAAGAAGCTCTCCTACATCTTCTTCCCGATCCTCACGCACGTGCCGAGCTTCGGCAAAGGCGTGATGGACAACGCGAGCTGCCCGATCGTCGCCGGCGTGCCCGACGTGATGAAGGCCGCGTTCACGAAGGAGATCGACTTCTTCGCGACCCGCGGCATCGAGTACCTCGACCCGCCCCTCACGTTCTCGGAGCCGCTCTTGACGGCGCGGCGCATGTTCGAGACCTGGGGCCCGCGGCTCGGGATCACCGAGGACGAGAGCGACCACGCGCACCGCGAGGCCATGCGCGCGCTCGAGCAGTTCGAGCGTGATCTGCAGGAGAAGGGCCGCGCGATTCTCGAGACCGTCGAGTCCGAGAACCGCGTCGCGATCCTCATGGTGGGCCGGCCGTACCACTCCGATCCGGGGCTGAACCACGGCATCCCGGAGGAGTTCCAGGTGCTCGGCTACCCCATCGTCAGCGTGCGCTCGATCCCGCGCGACGAGGACTACCTGCGCCGCTACTTCAAGGAGGAGTACGCGCGCGGCCAGCACCCGCTCGACATCAACGACGTGTGGCCCGAGAACTACTCGGCCAACAGCGCGCAGAAGGTGTGGGCCGTCAAATTCGCGGCGCGGCACCCGAACGTGGTCCTGCTCGATCTATCGAGCTTCAAGTGCGGTCACGACGCCCCGACGTACGGCATCGTCGACAGCATCGTCTCGGCGAGCGCGACGCCCTACGCGGCGCTGCACGACATCGACGCGAACAAGCCGGGCGGCTCGATCAAGATCCGCGTCAAGACGTACGCGCACAGCTTGAAGCTCTACCAGGAGTCGCTCGAGGACCTGTCGAAGAAGAAGGCGGAGCTGAGCCACAACATCGACAAGAAGCGGCTCGAGCTGCTCGAGCTGAAGAAGAAGCAGCTCGATGGCCGTCGCGCGAGCGATCCCGAGATCGAGCGTCAGATCGCCGAGCTCACGGCGAGGGTTCGCGCGTACGAGGCGCCCCCGCCCGCGCCGCCCGAGCCTCCCAAGGGGCTCGTTCAGATCAAGAAGAAGCAGGCCGACGGCAGCGTCGTCAGGGTTTGA
- a CDS encoding TetR/AcrR family transcriptional regulator, with protein MDKAERRLELLRAARDVFATKGYHAAKVDDIVARAKVAKGTFYLYFPDKRSVFVELVDGLFARLGSAILTVDPRGDIEAQIKHNIRGIVAVLLDDPALTQLLLSFAPGLDPAFATKIRSFYDGVKELLRLSLEQGQQIGIVAPGDTGMYATFTVGALKELFAETTSGDAVRPREQIVDELFRLLEGGYLRIERAQAPAPSKPESPARPKRPASKLR; from the coding sequence ATGGACAAGGCCGAGCGGCGCCTCGAGCTGCTGCGCGCTGCGCGGGACGTCTTCGCGACGAAGGGCTATCACGCGGCCAAAGTGGACGACATCGTCGCCCGCGCGAAGGTCGCGAAGGGGACGTTCTATCTCTACTTCCCCGACAAGCGCTCGGTCTTCGTCGAGCTGGTCGACGGCCTCTTCGCGCGCCTCGGCTCGGCCATCCTCACCGTCGATCCGCGCGGCGACATCGAGGCGCAGATCAAGCACAACATCCGGGGAATCGTGGCGGTCTTGCTCGACGATCCCGCGCTCACGCAGCTGCTCCTGTCGTTCGCGCCTGGGCTCGATCCGGCGTTCGCCACGAAGATCCGGTCGTTTTACGACGGCGTGAAGGAGCTGCTCCGGTTGAGCCTCGAGCAGGGGCAGCAGATCGGCATCGTGGCCCCGGGCGACACCGGGATGTACGCGACGTTCACCGTGGGCGCGCTGAAGGAGCTGTTCGCCGAGACGACGAGCGGCGACGCGGTGCGGCCGCGCGAGCAGATCGTGGACGAGCTGTTCCGGCTGCTCGAGGGCGGCTACCTGCGCATCGAGCGCGCCCAGGCGCCCGCGCCGAGCAAGCCGGAGTCGCCCGCGCGCCCGAAGCGCCCCGCCTCGAAGCTCCGCTGA
- a CDS encoding glutamine amidotransferase — MTRPAERPKKIMIIKTGEPVPSVLARRGEFADLIAEAIGHEWLDGYASYDARTDLPPDPNEVAAFIITGSAANVPTREPWMLQTEGYLRDVVSMGVPTFGICFGHQILAQALGGEVRRNPRGREIGTIHIERFADDPLFDGIPDAFYANATHLDTVALLPKNAVPLAKSTLDDHHAIRFTPTCYGVQFHPELDADVMRAYVEHRREILAGEGFDVDTLHATINEAELGRRTMLNFIRHILPRSH, encoded by the coding sequence ATGACGAGGCCGGCAGAACGCCCCAAGAAGATCATGATCATCAAGACGGGTGAGCCCGTCCCCTCCGTGCTGGCGCGGCGCGGCGAGTTCGCCGATCTCATCGCCGAAGCCATCGGACACGAGTGGCTCGACGGCTACGCGAGCTACGACGCCCGCACCGACCTGCCGCCCGACCCGAACGAGGTCGCCGCCTTCATCATCACCGGCTCGGCTGCCAACGTGCCCACCCGCGAGCCCTGGATGCTCCAGACCGAGGGCTACCTGCGCGACGTCGTGAGCATGGGCGTGCCCACGTTCGGCATCTGCTTCGGCCACCAGATCCTCGCCCAGGCGCTCGGCGGCGAGGTTCGGCGCAACCCCCGCGGCCGCGAGATCGGCACCATCCACATCGAGCGCTTCGCCGACGACCCGCTCTTCGACGGCATCCCCGACGCCTTCTACGCGAACGCGACGCACCTCGACACCGTCGCTCTCCTCCCGAAGAACGCCGTGCCGCTCGCGAAGAGCACGCTCGACGATCACCACGCCATCCGCTTCACGCCCACCTGCTACGGCGTGCAGTTCCACCCCGAGCTCGATGCCGACGTCATGCGCGCGTACGTCGAGCACCGGCGCGAGATCCTCGCGGGCGAGGGCTTCGACGTCGACACGCTCCACGCCACCATCAACGAGGCCGAGCTCGGGCGGCGCACGATGCTCAACTTCATCCGCCACATCCTGCCCCGCTCGCACTGA
- a CDS encoding YkgJ family cysteine cluster protein: protein MSASTIERPVWRRFRPRWLSRAAEHVRSGGAAAIVEEHELRVILPVDGKGKLTELGLWSLLAIEQRGHRRIHDGPAKGLIGARIHPDYEGAVLDWCERDAIHPDATRTIELDCTRCAACCREANVLLDEDDLERFRSAGREDLTGRAYIRRHRDGRIVLRFADDKRCQHLRVDNLCGIYEIRPDNCRAFVTGSEACLAAREDTLGLRDGAPVERVQVVELGGKG from the coding sequence ATGTCGGCCTCCACGATCGAGCGGCCTGTCTGGCGCAGATTCCGGCCCCGTTGGCTCTCCCGCGCCGCCGAGCACGTCCGCTCGGGCGGGGCCGCGGCCATTGTCGAAGAGCACGAATTGCGCGTAATCCTTCCGGTCGACGGAAAGGGCAAGCTCACCGAGCTCGGCCTGTGGTCGCTGCTCGCGATCGAGCAGCGCGGGCATCGCCGGATCCATGACGGGCCAGCGAAGGGGCTCATCGGCGCGCGCATTCATCCCGACTACGAGGGCGCGGTGCTCGACTGGTGCGAGCGCGACGCAATCCATCCGGACGCGACGCGCACGATCGAGCTCGACTGCACCCGGTGCGCCGCATGCTGCCGCGAGGCGAACGTGCTGCTCGACGAGGACGATCTCGAGCGCTTCCGCAGCGCGGGCCGCGAGGACCTGACGGGCCGGGCGTACATCCGGCGTCACCGCGACGGGCGCATCGTGCTTCGGTTCGCCGACGACAAACGCTGCCAGCACCTGCGCGTGGACAACCTGTGCGGGATCTACGAGATACGCCCGGACAACTGCCGCGCGTTCGTGACGGGCAGCGAGGCATGCCTGGCGGCGCGCGAGGACACGCTGGGGCTGCGGGATGGCGCGCCGGTGGAGCGGGTGCAGGTGGTGGAGCTGGGCGGGAAGGGTTGA
- a CDS encoding bifunctional serine/threonine-protein kinase/formylglycine-generating enzyme family protein, whose translation MAEPDNSRDPFQLCGSTIEGKYRVVDVIGDGGFGVVYRGEHMGFGEHIAIKCLKLPAELGEKQRTELLEQLREEGRLLHRLSRATSGIVQALDVGAFVTKSGTWVPYLVLEWLEGETLGELLKRREKEGQRGMSVAEALVLLEPAARALAVAHGQKIAHRDVKPANLFVTTVGGQRTMKVLDFGIAKVLTEHASFTEALAATRQGPTAFTPRYGAPEQFNKQRGATGPWTDVFALGLIFVEMVSGRKALEGDDPTELYIIAADPSMRPTPRARGADVTEAIERVIAKALNVEPKHRFPDAGAFWEALAAAAQMPTAATATAAARTSSPDNQTSPVRSEDISLLSTAEYAQRQSLGVSAEAATRMGSNPALGRTEHATNQRASAPSNAGEPPWIPPTSVPTGGSAPLPPTHRGDRDPMAETPMGARVPTAAPQQPTSGGAAAPLPPTAAPNGPQPAAPKKGLPVWPFLLGALLIGGGALGYTLLTMGTPTKKPGKPGSSASPTANARNTPAAGPRASAAAPGTSASAAPVASASAGVPFTVPRDMAFLAPMAGRLGEGADAREVTISRGFYIDLMEVTTQQYRACVAQGKCPGASQVVLPPESATLLMVASGADPDTPQDPKEFAKAWSVRCNEPRSAVDHPINCVTYAAAQSYCAFRGRRLPTEAEWEFAARGGALRPFAWGDDAPTCARACYDRNGTCLEGGEGVTTCPAGGRPRDRTPEGLYDLGGNVAEWVADGYASPPPAGTDPFGPTSVSMRVVRGASFLDPADHVRASFRTGVVPTTAHVTIGFRCAMDGPPPEGEAPEP comes from the coding sequence ATGGCAGAGCCCGACAACAGCCGCGATCCCTTCCAGCTCTGCGGCTCGACCATCGAAGGCAAATACCGCGTCGTCGACGTCATCGGAGACGGCGGCTTCGGCGTCGTCTACCGCGGCGAGCACATGGGCTTCGGCGAGCACATCGCCATCAAGTGCTTGAAGCTGCCCGCAGAGCTGGGCGAGAAGCAGCGCACCGAGCTGCTCGAGCAGCTCCGCGAGGAGGGCCGCCTCCTGCACCGCCTGTCGCGCGCGACGAGCGGGATCGTGCAGGCGCTCGACGTGGGCGCCTTCGTCACGAAGAGCGGCACGTGGGTGCCCTACCTGGTGCTCGAGTGGCTCGAGGGCGAGACGCTCGGCGAGCTGCTCAAGCGCCGCGAGAAAGAGGGCCAGCGCGGCATGTCGGTGGCCGAGGCGCTCGTCCTGCTCGAGCCCGCCGCGCGCGCGCTCGCCGTGGCGCACGGGCAGAAGATCGCGCACCGCGACGTGAAGCCGGCGAACCTGTTCGTCACGACCGTGGGCGGGCAGCGCACGATGAAGGTGCTCGACTTCGGCATCGCCAAGGTGCTCACCGAGCACGCGAGCTTCACCGAGGCGCTCGCCGCCACGCGCCAGGGCCCGACGGCGTTCACGCCTCGTTACGGCGCGCCCGAGCAGTTCAACAAGCAGCGCGGCGCCACGGGCCCCTGGACCGACGTCTTCGCCCTCGGCCTGATCTTCGTCGAGATGGTGAGCGGCCGGAAGGCGCTCGAGGGCGACGACCCGACCGAGCTGTACATCATCGCCGCCGACCCGAGCATGCGCCCGACGCCACGCGCACGCGGGGCCGACGTGACCGAGGCCATCGAGCGCGTCATCGCCAAGGCGCTCAACGTCGAGCCGAAGCACAGGTTCCCCGACGCCGGCGCGTTCTGGGAAGCGCTCGCCGCCGCAGCCCAGATGCCGACGGCCGCCACCGCGACCGCCGCGGCCCGCACGAGCAGCCCTGACAATCAGACGAGCCCCGTCCGCAGCGAGGACATCAGCCTCCTGTCGACCGCGGAGTACGCCCAGCGGCAGAGCCTGGGCGTGTCGGCGGAGGCCGCGACGCGGATGGGCTCGAACCCCGCGCTCGGCAGGACCGAGCACGCGACGAACCAGCGCGCGAGCGCGCCCTCGAACGCCGGAGAGCCGCCGTGGATCCCGCCGACGTCCGTGCCGACCGGCGGGTCAGCGCCGCTGCCGCCCACGCATCGCGGCGATCGCGATCCGATGGCCGAGACGCCGATGGGCGCGCGCGTGCCCACGGCCGCTCCCCAGCAGCCGACCTCCGGCGGCGCGGCCGCGCCCCTGCCTCCCACGGCTGCGCCGAACGGTCCGCAGCCGGCCGCGCCGAAGAAGGGCTTGCCGGTGTGGCCGTTCCTGCTCGGCGCGCTGCTCATCGGCGGCGGAGCGCTCGGCTACACGCTGCTGACGATGGGAACGCCGACGAAGAAGCCGGGCAAACCCGGGTCGAGCGCGTCGCCCACCGCGAACGCGCGCAACACGCCCGCGGCGGGCCCGCGAGCGAGCGCGGCGGCCCCGGGGACGAGCGCCTCGGCCGCTCCGGTCGCGTCGGCATCGGCGGGCGTGCCGTTCACGGTCCCTCGCGACATGGCCTTCCTCGCGCCCATGGCGGGTCGCCTCGGCGAGGGCGCGGACGCGCGCGAGGTGACGATCTCGCGCGGCTTCTACATCGACCTGATGGAAGTCACGACGCAGCAGTACCGAGCGTGCGTCGCGCAGGGCAAGTGCCCGGGCGCGAGCCAGGTGGTGCTGCCGCCGGAGAGCGCGACGCTGCTGATGGTCGCGTCCGGCGCCGACCCGGACACGCCGCAAGATCCGAAGGAGTTCGCCAAGGCGTGGAGCGTGCGCTGCAACGAGCCGCGCAGCGCCGTCGATCACCCGATCAACTGCGTGACGTACGCCGCCGCGCAGAGCTACTGCGCCTTCCGCGGCCGGCGCCTGCCGACCGAGGCCGAGTGGGAGTTTGCCGCGCGCGGCGGCGCCCTGCGTCCCTTCGCCTGGGGCGACGACGCGCCGACCTGCGCCCGCGCCTGCTACGACCGCAACGGCACCTGCCTCGAGGGCGGCGAGGGCGTGACCACCTGCCCCGCCGGCGGCCGCCCGCGCGATCGCACGCCCGAGGGCCTCTACGACCTCGGCGGCAACGTGGCCGAGTGGGTGGCCGACGGCTACGCCTCCCCGCCTCCCGCCGGCACCGACCCGTTCGGCCCGACGTCGGTCTCGATGCGCGTCGTGCGCGGCGCAAGCTTCCTCGACCCTGCCGATCACGTGCGCGCGAGCTTCCGCACGGGCGTGGTGCCGACGACGGCCCACGTGACCATCGGATTCCGGTGCGCGATGGACGGGCCCCCGCCGGAGGGGGAAGCGCCGGAGCCGTGA
- a CDS encoding TlpA family protein disulfide reductase, with protein sequence MGRLSALTKALPLAALLTAGCEGAGKDLPPPPPVTGGRSNAVTAGTSTAATPTAATSAAAAPQAPAAPRKLCQDGPARSAPKGTLQTAAAPGAQAPGSLAFGVGKWVWVNLWAAWCGPCKEEMPRLVNFQSRLRTSGVMIDLAFVSLDDDERQLHRFLEGQPDKGVRASYWLPEANRKSWLGSLGVKETPELPVHALVNPSGQVTCVIQGAVEESDYQAIASLVGAGR encoded by the coding sequence ATGGGTCGACTGTCAGCTCTAACCAAGGCCCTGCCCCTCGCAGCCCTGCTCACCGCCGGCTGCGAAGGCGCAGGCAAGGACCTGCCGCCCCCGCCGCCCGTCACAGGCGGCCGGAGCAACGCGGTCACCGCCGGCACCTCGACCGCCGCCACCCCGACGGCGGCGACCTCGGCCGCCGCGGCCCCTCAGGCGCCCGCTGCGCCCCGCAAGCTCTGCCAGGACGGCCCCGCCCGCTCTGCGCCCAAGGGCACCCTGCAAACGGCCGCGGCCCCCGGCGCGCAGGCCCCGGGCTCGCTCGCGTTCGGCGTGGGCAAGTGGGTTTGGGTGAACCTCTGGGCGGCGTGGTGCGGCCCCTGCAAGGAGGAGATGCCCCGGCTCGTGAACTTCCAGAGCCGGCTGCGCACCTCGGGCGTGATGATCGACCTCGCCTTCGTCTCGCTCGACGACGACGAGCGGCAGCTCCATCGGTTCCTCGAAGGCCAGCCGGACAAGGGCGTGCGCGCCTCGTACTGGCTGCCCGAGGCCAACCGCAAGTCATGGCTCGGCTCGCTCGGCGTGAAGGAGACCCCGGAGCTGCCCGTCCACGCGCTCGTGAACCCGAGCGGCCAGGTGACGTGCGTCATCCAGGGCGCCGTGGAGGAGTCGGATTATCAAGCCATCGCGTCGCTCGTGGGCGCGGGGCGGTGA
- a CDS encoding vitamin K epoxide reductase family protein, protein MSAAAPRRWPKVLALVGALLGLTFGGLSTLDYSKHLDRQVHDIHCSFVPGLTGADASENACRAAMYSPYSALLKDRYWGGVPISLFAVGAFSFFAAFALYLLLAGPNANRRAAQFFGLTSATPLLVSILMFAISALRLGQYCKTCVGIYISSILLAIGGIMTFIDARRAGPADAPAAPPPEAAGDAPAAAPPPKPASSKAGLVLIPVWLLVLGVFTITPALLYVSALPNYNTYITGCGKLQKLTEANNALIKMTPAGATQPATMFVDPLCPTCKAFHKRLAVEGILDKLDTTLVLFPLDNECNWMLDRALHPGACLVSKAILCAGPRGPEVLDWAYDNQEKILEAAKSGAGLANVRSMIRDTWGQGGLDACIDTKETKLRLDRMLRYIVDNQLPVSTPQFFLGDTRLCEEDSDIGFSYTIKKLAPNLGVR, encoded by the coding sequence ATGTCCGCCGCCGCTCCTCGTCGCTGGCCCAAGGTGCTCGCGCTCGTCGGTGCGCTGCTCGGCCTCACTTTCGGAGGCCTGTCGACGCTCGATTACTCGAAGCACCTCGACCGGCAGGTCCACGACATCCACTGCAGCTTCGTCCCGGGCCTCACGGGCGCCGACGCGAGCGAGAACGCCTGCCGCGCCGCCATGTACAGCCCGTATTCGGCCCTGCTCAAGGACCGCTACTGGGGCGGCGTGCCCATCTCGCTGTTCGCGGTGGGCGCCTTCTCGTTCTTCGCCGCCTTCGCGCTCTACCTCTTGCTCGCCGGCCCGAACGCGAACCGCCGCGCCGCCCAGTTCTTCGGCCTCACGAGCGCGACGCCCCTGCTCGTCTCGATCCTGATGTTCGCGATCTCGGCGCTGCGCCTCGGCCAGTACTGCAAGACCTGCGTCGGGATCTACATCTCCTCGATCCTGCTCGCGATCGGCGGGATCATGACCTTCATCGACGCGCGCCGCGCCGGCCCCGCCGACGCCCCCGCCGCGCCGCCCCCCGAGGCCGCAGGAGACGCCCCCGCCGCCGCCCCGCCGCCCAAGCCCGCCTCGAGCAAGGCCGGGCTCGTGCTCATCCCCGTCTGGCTGCTCGTGCTCGGCGTCTTCACGATCACGCCGGCCCTGCTCTACGTGAGCGCGCTGCCGAACTACAACACGTACATCACGGGCTGCGGCAAGCTGCAGAAGCTCACCGAGGCGAACAACGCGCTCATCAAGATGACCCCGGCGGGCGCGACGCAGCCGGCCACGATGTTCGTCGACCCGCTCTGCCCCACCTGCAAGGCCTTCCACAAGCGCCTCGCGGTCGAGGGCATCCTCGACAAGCTCGACACGACCCTCGTGCTCTTCCCGCTCGACAACGAGTGCAACTGGATGCTCGACCGGGCCCTGCACCCCGGCGCCTGCCTCGTCTCCAAGGCCATCCTCTGCGCCGGCCCCCGCGGCCCCGAGGTCCTCGACTGGGCCTACGACAACCAGGAGAAGATCCTCGAGGCCGCCAAGAGCGGCGCCGGGCTCGCCAACGTGCGCTCGATGATCCGCGACACCTGGGGCCAGGGCGGGCTCGACGCCTGCATCGACACCAAGGAGACCAAGCTCCGACTCGACCGCATGCTGCGCTACATCGTCGACAACCAGCTCCCGGTGTCGACCCCGCAGTTCTTCCTCGGCGATACGCGGCTTTGCGAGGAAGACAGCGACATCGGGTTCTCGTATACGATCAAGAAGCTCGCGCCGAACCTGGGGGTCCGATGA